From the genome of Colwellia psychrerythraea 34H, one region includes:
- a CDS encoding alpha/beta hydrolase family protein, translated as MANFYSTEVEIICVDQYAIAATIYTPQEALKGAILIGPATGIQRQFYASFAAFLAEKGYGVITFDNRGIGGSLIGNVSESDASLQCWGEKDMPAVLEQLKTTFPNTKYHLIGHSAGGQLVGLMHNAKDFTSIFNFASSSGQLKNMNRTYAIKAHFFMNFFIPLSNTLFGHTKSQWLGMGEPLPKVVAQQWREWCNSEGYVKASFGKTVHTHLYDDLSTPSMWVNAADDEIAIDENVEDMLSVFTKINAETLTLSAGDYALDEIGHMKFFSRKSQVLWIHTLNWLEKY; from the coding sequence ATGGCTAACTTTTATTCAACTGAAGTAGAAATTATATGTGTAGATCAGTACGCTATCGCGGCAACAATCTACACGCCACAAGAAGCGCTGAAGGGTGCAATTTTAATAGGCCCTGCGACAGGAATACAAAGACAATTTTATGCGAGCTTTGCTGCTTTTCTTGCAGAAAAAGGCTATGGCGTGATCACCTTTGATAATAGAGGTATTGGTGGTTCTTTAATTGGAAACGTCAGTGAAAGTGATGCGTCATTACAATGTTGGGGGGAAAAAGATATGCCTGCGGTATTGGAGCAATTGAAAACAACCTTTCCTAATACGAAATATCATTTGATTGGACATAGTGCAGGAGGGCAACTTGTTGGGTTAATGCATAATGCGAAGGATTTCACTTCCATCTTTAATTTTGCAAGTTCATCCGGTCAATTAAAGAATATGAACAGAACTTACGCCATAAAGGCACACTTTTTTATGAATTTCTTTATCCCATTAAGTAATACGCTTTTTGGTCATACGAAATCTCAATGGTTAGGAATGGGCGAGCCTTTACCTAAAGTCGTCGCTCAACAATGGCGAGAATGGTGCAATAGTGAAGGCTATGTAAAAGCTTCATTCGGTAAAACAGTTCATACTCATTTATATGACGATTTATCAACGCCATCTATGTGGGTGAATGCAGCTGATGATGAGATCGCAATTGATGAAAATGTTGAGGACATGCTCAGTGTCTTCACAAAAATAAATGCAGAAACACTCACTTTATCTGCTGGTGACTATGCACTAGATGAAATAGGCCATATGAAATTCTTTAGCCGAAAATCTCAGGTTTTATGGATTCATACCTTAAACTGGTTAGAAAAGTATTAA
- a CDS encoding kinase, translated as MLSDFIKQHKLPEEFRLTVEEHYKPLADRIVRLFNKKSNAYFVGINGCQGSGKSTLTDFIAEYLIAQYQLNVVVMSLDDFYLSSTKRNQLADDIHPLLSTRGVPGTHDITALNRVLSQLSEHRTGFSIPKFNKAIDEPCPQSQWISVEKPVDIILLEGWCWGVTSQTDEQLQTPINDLELQHDAEGEWRSYVNQQLKTGYEPLYKKMDFWLALQAPSFDCVYQWRLEQEQKLQAKNIGLSHSKVMSPAEVLNFTHYFQRLTVHGSNTLSNSADAVFHLDNTRHIIDIP; from the coding sequence ATGCTTTCAGATTTTATTAAACAACATAAGTTACCTGAAGAATTTAGGCTAACAGTAGAAGAGCATTACAAACCACTAGCTGATCGCATTGTTAGACTCTTTAACAAAAAAAGTAATGCCTATTTCGTCGGGATAAATGGCTGTCAAGGTAGTGGTAAATCGACACTCACCGACTTCATTGCTGAATATTTGATAGCACAATACCAACTTAATGTTGTCGTCATGTCTTTAGATGATTTTTACTTATCGAGCACAAAGCGTAATCAATTAGCAGACGATATTCACCCACTGTTATCAACTAGAGGTGTTCCAGGCACGCATGATATAACGGCCCTTAATCGGGTGTTAAGCCAATTATCAGAGCACAGAACAGGATTCTCAATTCCAAAGTTCAACAAAGCTATCGATGAACCATGTCCCCAAAGCCAATGGATCTCAGTTGAAAAACCGGTAGACATTATTTTATTAGAGGGTTGGTGTTGGGGCGTAACATCTCAAACAGACGAGCAATTACAAACACCAATTAACGACCTAGAATTACAACACGATGCAGAGGGTGAATGGCGTAGTTACGTTAATCAACAACTTAAAACGGGTTATGAACCGCTTTACAAAAAAATGGACTTTTGGTTAGCATTACAAGCGCCGTCTTTCGATTGTGTTTATCAATGGCGATTAGAACAAGAGCAAAAATTACAAGCCAAAAACATTGGCTTGTCTCATTCAAAAGTCATGTCGCCTGCAGAGGTATTAAACTTCACTCACTATTTCCAAAGGCTTACCGTACACGGGAGTAATACCCTTTCAAATTCTGCAGATGCTGTTTTTCATTTAGATAATACTCGTCATATTATAGATATCCCTTAA
- a CDS encoding DUF3081 family protein — MTNNILKYKDFLYIFNLIQTKGTKLGGEYEFLGIRAQHDFDGYTCWLTYKDLTITLLFHSKFDVQFDKKETFNEFYKKVNSLIALN; from the coding sequence ATGACTAATAACATATTAAAATATAAAGACTTTTTGTACATTTTTAATTTAATACAGACCAAAGGTACTAAATTAGGAGGTGAATATGAATTTCTGGGTATTCGAGCGCAACATGATTTTGATGGTTATACTTGTTGGTTAACTTATAAAGATCTAACCATAACTTTATTATTTCATAGCAAATTCGACGTTCAATTTGACAAAAAAGAGACCTTTAATGAGTTTTACAAAAAGGTTAATTCACTGATCGCACTTAATTGA
- a CDS encoding HAD family hydrolase, with product MLTHKLLGVIFDLDNTLVSSSLNFDNIRKALGCSKNIDLLNFVDSLPKQQRIDAHQVLVDYEINDANSASKLAGTDELLALLSKLSIPCAIVTRNCKQAALIKLNNNNIDVPILLTREDHKAKPAPDALLHLAQYWNTPPENLLYVGDYLYDLQAAQNANTMSCLVTYAKALSYAGLADIVVDDLSELCDVIKQNMRVLLAIP from the coding sequence GTGTTAACACATAAACTGCTAGGCGTTATTTTTGACCTCGACAACACCTTGGTTTCTTCATCATTAAATTTTGATAATATTCGAAAAGCGTTAGGTTGTTCGAAAAATATCGATTTATTGAATTTTGTTGACTCATTACCGAAACAGCAAAGAATTGATGCCCATCAAGTGTTAGTTGACTATGAAATCAATGATGCCAATAGCGCTAGTAAGTTGGCTGGTACTGATGAACTCTTAGCATTATTGTCCAAACTCTCGATACCTTGCGCTATTGTCACACGAAATTGCAAACAAGCGGCTTTGATAAAGCTAAACAATAATAATATTGATGTTCCTATCCTATTAACGCGGGAAGATCATAAAGCTAAACCGGCCCCTGATGCTTTATTACATTTAGCCCAATACTGGAACACCCCACCAGAAAACTTATTGTATGTAGGTGACTACTTATATGATCTGCAAGCAGCCCAAAATGCTAATACTATGTCTTGCCTTGTGACTTATGCTAAAGCGTTGAGTTATGCAGGTTTAGCGGATATTGTAGTGGATGACCTTTCTGAGCTATGTGACGTAATTAAACAAAATATGCGGGTGCTACTCGCGATACCCTAA
- a CDS encoding PEP-CTERM/exosortase system-associated acyltransferase, with protein sequence MSEYSIAKHFNKYFKIRFADTKALRQAAFNIRYGVYSSELGWEPENELKIETDAYDDYAFHCLLEHRRTGTFAGCIRLVIPPVSQPNFQLPFEKNCLHSALPEIIDSTTLKRGSFGEISRLAVLASFRRREKEKSKPFIINEINPETVYTEDERRNFPNIAMGLYLAGLSLASLCNHVGLFVMMEPRLNRRLTRFGLPFEQAGEAMDYHGQRAMFYLEKEGFSLNLTEELKDLYTIIHNDICQQISFIPYTNPAEK encoded by the coding sequence ATGAGTGAATATTCAATTGCCAAACATTTCAATAAGTATTTCAAAATAAGATTTGCTGATACTAAAGCGTTGCGACAAGCTGCATTTAATATTCGTTATGGAGTTTACAGTAGTGAGCTCGGTTGGGAGCCTGAAAATGAGCTCAAAATAGAAACAGATGCATACGATGATTACGCTTTTCATTGCTTGCTAGAACATCGCCGTACTGGAACCTTTGCCGGGTGCATTAGGCTCGTTATTCCACCAGTCAGCCAACCTAACTTCCAATTACCGTTTGAAAAAAACTGTTTACATTCTGCCCTACCTGAAATAATTGACTCAACAACCCTCAAACGCGGCAGTTTTGGTGAAATATCTCGTCTTGCCGTATTAGCCTCTTTTAGACGACGAGAAAAAGAAAAAAGCAAACCATTTATCATTAATGAAATTAATCCTGAGACGGTTTATACTGAAGATGAACGGCGAAATTTCCCCAATATTGCTATGGGCCTTTATTTAGCGGGTTTATCTCTAGCGAGTTTATGTAATCATGTAGGATTATTTGTCATGATGGAACCTCGTTTAAACAGACGTTTGACCCGTTTTGGCCTGCCTTTTGAACAAGCTGGCGAGGCAATGGACTATCATGGCCAGCGCGCTATGTTTTATCTTGAAAAAGAAGGGTTTAGTCTAAATTTAACTGAAGAATTAAAAGACCTTTATACCATTATACATAATGATATTTGCCAACAAATATCATTCATACCTTATACCAATCCAGCGGAAAAATAA
- a CDS encoding PEP-CTERM/exosortase system-associated acyltransferase, whose protein sequence is MNHPFDFKIRFADTKSLRQVAFKIRYGVYCTELGWEPENELEMETDVYDDYAFHCLLEHRRTGAFAGCIRLVIPPVNHPNFQLPFEKNCLHSARPEIIDSTTLKRGSFGEISRLAVLASFRRRKKEDHTPFIINNIDPKNFYSEDERRNFPNIAMGLYLAGLSLASMCNHVGLFVMMEPRLNRRLTRFGLPFKQAGDKTDYHGRRAMFYLEKEGFSSHLTEELKDLYIIIHSDLCQQISLSPYTNLVDR, encoded by the coding sequence ATGAACCACCCTTTTGATTTTAAAATAAGGTTTGCAGATACTAAATCGTTACGGCAAGTTGCATTTAAAATTCGATACGGAGTTTATTGTACTGAACTTGGTTGGGAGCCTGAAAATGAGCTCGAAATGGAAACAGATGTATACGATGATTACGCTTTTCATTGCTTGTTAGAGCATCGACGTACTGGAGCCTTTGCCGGGTGCATTAGACTCGTTATCCCACCAGTCAACCATCCTAATTTCCAATTACCGTTTGAAAAAAACTGTTTACATTCTGCCCGACCTGAAATAATTGACTCGACAACCCTCAAACGCGGCAGTTTTGGTGAAATATCTCGTCTTGCGGTATTAGCCTCTTTTCGACGAAGAAAAAAAGAAGACCACACACCTTTTATCATTAATAATATTGATCCTAAAAATTTCTACTCCGAAGATGAACGGCGAAACTTCCCCAATATTGCTATGGGGCTTTATTTAGCGGGTTTATCTCTAGCTTCTATGTGTAATCATGTGGGTTTGTTTGTCATGATGGAACCTCGTTTAAACAGACGTTTGACCCGTTTTGGTCTGCCTTTTAAACAAGCGGGTGATAAAACAGACTATCATGGTCGACGCGCTATGTTTTATCTTGAAAAAGAAGGGTTTAGTTCGCATTTAACGGAAGAATTAAAAGATCTTTATATTATTATACATAGTGATTTATGCCAACAAATATCTCTCTCACCTTATACAAACTTAGTTGATAGATAG